ATGCGGCTTTTTTTGTTCCGCTTTGCGAAATGACATTTTCCGTAACACGCCAAACATCCGCATGGGGTGAATGGGGGTTGACCTTTGTCCGGACATTGCACCGCGTTTAACGAGGTTTTTTTCTTGGTTGTCGGAATGAACGATATTTTCCTGACGAACAATATTTGAATGGAAGAAGATTCTTATTCGCTGAAGGAAAATTTACATCTGTCCGTAAAATTTTTATTCTTGAAGCCCTTTTACGCAATAGCTAGACTAAAACGTATTCAGCCAAAAAAATAGAGAGGAGGACAGAACTTACTTATGGGGGAAACAAGGAATATCACGACGATCAACGGGTCACCGGGCGTTTCGACCAAACGATCAAAGATCCGAAAGGATGTCCTGAAAGACAATGTAGAATTATATTCGCTCATGCTTCCGGTTTTCATCTTAATCTTCATCTTCTGTTATATTCCGATTTATGGAATCGTCATTGCCTTTCAGAATTATATTGGAATCCCTTTATCGGTAATGGCGTGGAGTGGGTCGGATTGAAGCATTTTATTCATTTTGTGCAAGGTGAGTATTTCTGGCGGCTGATCAAAAATACGTTGGTTTTAAGCGGGTTGAATTTGCTGTTTGGATTCACAATTCCGATTTTATTTGCGCTTCTTCTTAATGAAATACGCGCTGCGACATTTAAGAAGACGGTACAAACGGCAAGCTACATGCCATACTTTATTTCGGCAGTCGTTGTAGCGGGGATGGTTATTTCTTTTGTGAATACGGATGGGATTAGATTCTTGTATTGCTCGGGATGGGCGACAAAAATTATCGACTGGAACCTACCGCCTTTCCATGGATTTATACGATCACGAATATTTGGAAAGGCTTCGGCTTTGGCAGCATTCTGTACCTATCCACGATATCATCCATCGATCCGGGACTCTACGAATCCGCCAAAATAGACGGCGCGAACCGTTGGCAGCAAATGTAGCATATCACGGTATCCGGAATCAAAAACATCATCGCAATCAATTTGATTATGGCGATCGGGGGAATACTGGGGACAAATAGCGATTTGATCCTGCTTCTTTATACGCCGGCGACCTATGACGTTGCCGATGTAATCGGAACCTATTCGTATCGCTTGGGCATTCTGGGCGGTGAATTCAGCTACATTGCGGCCGCGGGACTGTTCCTGTCACTTATCGGTTTTGGTTTAACCTATACGGCCAACAAAATCAGCAACAAAATCACGGGGTTTGGCTTATGGTAGGGGTGCAATTGTGAAGATAAACAACAAAATTAGCGAAGGTAATCCGGCGGTAACCGTGGTTCTATATGTGCTGGCCGCGATTGTCTGCGTTGTTACCCTGTATCCGATGTATTATGTCTTGATTCTGTCTGTGAGTGAGCCGGCAGCGGCTGCGACGATGCAGGTGTATATGGCCCCAAAAGGGTTTAATCTTTCCTCCTATTCGATCATCGTTAAAGATCCTCAGCTGTGGCGGAAGGCCCTTACAGTCGTCAACGCGCATGAACGCAGAAGCCAGGTGCATATCAAGGAGATGGAGGCCGGTCTCAAGCTGATTGCGAAAGGTCAATTGAATATGAAAGAAATGATCACGCACGTCTTTTCCCTGCATGAGATCGACCGCGCGTACGAGGCGATTCGGACCAAACCGCAAGGTTTTGTCAAATCGGTCATCAAGATCGATTGACCGGGCCGGGTGGAAGGAAATTAAGCTTCAACCACCTTCCTAGACGCAGCGAAAATAATCATCCTCGACATTATGGACGATGTCGTGTTATTTTTTTCAAATCATAGACGAACTAGATGTCCTCAATGCTGGTGTTCTGGATAGAAAAACGCATCGTGCTGAAATGGATGGTCTGCAAAGAAGGGTTAATCGCAAAAGTAAGTATAAGAAGGAGCGGAAGTGATGTTTGAAATCAAATCGGATCGTTTGCGTGTTGAGATTGCGCACCCGAATGAAGTTCCCAATCTAACTACGCGTTTCGACCGTGCGGGATTTATTACCGAAATCGTGCTTGATGGGGTGCATCGATTCTGCGCTACGGAGCCAAATAATCTCTCTCATCCGTCTTCCGGTGGACGCGGGCTTTGCAGCGAATATTTATTTGATGTCAGCGCAGAGGTCCAAGTAGGCGAGCCTTTTCCCAAATTCGGCGTCGGTCTTTTGAAGAAGTTCGAAGACGCACCGTATACGTTCTGGAAAAGATACGAAGCCGAGCCGTACCGCATTCGTGTTGAGGAAAGCAAGAACATCGCCAGATTCATAACGGAACCGCGACTTTGCATGGGCTATGCAATAAGCCAAAAGAAAGAAATATTGGTTATGGATAACATGCTTATCATGCAAATTACGGTTAAAAACGAGGGAGAAAAGCCGATCAGCATCCGCGAATATTGCCATAATTTTCTTACCATCAATTCAATGGCACTTGGGCCGGATTACAAGATTCGCATGGATTCGATCCAAAATAGGGGGAATGACGTGCTGAGCGGGCATATTAAAGGCGATGGTCATGGATTTACCTTTGCGCACTATTCACCTTCACCCGCCTCTGTAAAGGTGACGCCGGAAGAGATACAAATAAGCAGCCCCAAAATATTTGAATGGTCGATGATCAATGAAGCCTCCGGCGCCCGTGTAGACGTGAAGGACGAGATTGATATTTGCGGCATGACGATGTGGTGCGCAGATCATATCGTAAGCGTAGAAACCTTTCACAAGCTGGAGCTCTCGCCGGGTCAAAGCAATAGCTGGCAGCGCACCTGGATTTTTGACAACGTATAAAGAAGCCGTTTATCGGTTTTCACTTCATAAAAAACGCCCAGGCGGCTTCGGTCCAGATTTACATGGGACAGAGGCCGCTTCATTTTGCTTGTAAGCTTGAATAAGAAAAGCAGAGCAGTTTTTTCATCTTCTGCCCTGCTTCTATTTTGCATTGTTTACGAGTGAAAAGAACCCTGTATGCTCAATGGTTTCAAGCATCTCGACCACACTCTTTTTGTCAAATTTCTTTAAAAGGTTTGAAATATGGGTCTTCAATGTCGTCATTTCAGTAAAACGGACTTCCGCTATTTCCTTGTACTTCATGCCGGATCGCAGCAAGTTCAGGATTTCCATTTCCGACGGGGTGAGCTTCAGAATGACCTGAATCGTATAGGCAAGGTTCTCTTGAGCGTTTTTCAATTGGATATATTCCTTCCTCAAATACTCCGCAGCTTCCGGGTGTATAATCGAGCGGTTTTGCGCAGCCCGTATGATGGTGTCAGGTAAATCGGGGTCAGATACGCCTTTTATGAGGTAGTCGCACGCGCCGAATAGAAACGCGTTGGAGATATAATAGTCTGAATTCTGAACCGTATAGATGATCACTTTGGTATTTGGCCGCAGCTTGATGATTTCGCGCATCGCGTAAAGCCCTGCGAGTCTGGACTCGATTTCAATATCCATTACCGCAACGTCAGGGGTGTTATTGGCGGCGAAAGTCACCGCTTCATACCCGCTGCCAACCGAACCAACCAGAGCAAGAGCCGAATTGTTAGCCATAAGGCGCGCGAGCTTACTCCGCGTTTTTTCCGAACCATCCACAACTAGAACTTTTATAGAGTTGTCAGCCGTCTTCATGCCATCACCTTCCGGACGAATGCTCTAAAAATACCTTCGGTCATCCCACATTTGAAAATGCTTTCATGAAAGATTGTGCTGCTATCCCCTTTAACGGCGGAGAGAGCAAGAGCGTTCATAAGGTAAAAGCTGGATTTAATGTTTTATGAAATTGATTCTATTCTATTGAATATTGATTCAAAAAGTCTAGTCATATTCAACGATAGAAGTGATTATAAAAAATCATACTTGACAAACGGAAACGATTTGAAATTCATTTTTTAATACGTTAATTCAGCCATTATGCAGCAAATCGAACCTGCGAAAAACGTAATCTTTTCTAAAAATAAGGGTATAATCGCAAGTTTTTTCATCCTTTACAATAAAGTTGGATGAAAATAAGATGAAATCATAAAATTAACCAGTCGAGAGGACGATTTTTATGGACCAGGCAATGCAGCAGTATCATGAAATGCTGCGTGAAATGTACAGCTATTATCGCAGCCAGCCTACCTGTATGAAGGGACTGCTTTCGAAAAGAAAGGATATCGTCGGAGGTTTCGCGCGTTTTTATACCAAACAGAAACCGGATCGGATTTACTTGATTGGAAGCGGTTCCAGCCTGAATGCCTGCAAAGCGGCAAGTGAATATATGGAAACGATCCTGGGGGTGGAAATAACTTGCGCGCCTCCCAGCACTCCTCCGGTCATCCGAGGTTCGCGCCCGCTTATTCTGGCGGTCTCCCAGGGCGGCAAGTCGTCAAACACCGTGGCTTTGCTGAAAGAACTGCGAAGCGGAGTCCCGACGGTATCGTTTACAGCTGGCGTTGACAATCCCGTTGCGCGCATGGCTGATGTGTCTGTAGACATCTCGGTGGGCGATGAGACTGTTGGCCCCAAAACCAGGGGGGTTACGGGAACGGTGCTTTGCTTATACCTCGCCACGCTCGAAGCCGCACTCTTAAACGGAAATGTAAACGAGGCGAAATATCGCGAAGAAATCGGACTGCTGGAAGAAACGATAGGATACGGCGAGCAAAACTTGGAGGCGTGCGAGAACTTTTACCGCGCTCATCTGGACGATCTGAAAACCGCTCGGCATTTCCTGTTTGTAGGTAAGGGACCGGCGACGGCCGTGGGCGAGGAAGACGCGCTAAAAGTGTTGGAAACGCTATGCTTACCCAGCGCCGGGTATGAGTTTGAGGAATTCCTGCATGGCCCCTCAATTTGTATCCATGAGGAAACCGCCTTATTCCTCTTCAATTCCGGAGACAAAGACAGCGTCCGGATGCGAAAAATGGCGGACATCGCTCGCAAGGCCAGCAAAAACAGTTACATGATTGATCGCACCGGTTCCATGCAGGGCGATCATATCCTTCAGTTGAAATCGGGAGACAGTAAATTCATGTCGCCGTTCGTGGATATTTATTTCGGTCAGCTTATCTCGTCGCTGCTCACCCAGGAGCTGGGGATCGTCCGCCACCCTGCCATACGTTCAATAACTTCTGATATGGACACGAAGACATCGGATTCGGGGAAGTGATGGTCTGAATGAAATATGTAATCGGGGTAGAAGATGGAATGACAAAATATGCAATTAAAGCGATGGATTTGGAAGGGAGGACACTGGCGGAAAAATCGAGAGGCGCGATCAACCGCAAAATAGTCGGAGAGAAAAAAGCCGAACGTTTAGTATCCGAAGTGACCAAAGCCCTTTTGAATGAATTCGGCGCTAAAATAGAAGACTGCAAATGCGTTGTGGTCGGGTCGGTGGGCATTGATTCGTCCGGAGACCTATTAGTGGTAGAGAGTTTTTACGCGGCACTGGGATTTCCTTGTCCCATCTTCTGTATGAACGACGGAAAGGTAGCGCTATACGGGGCGACGGGAGGCGTCGGCGTCGTGGCCATATCAAGCGCGGGCTCCATTGTGGTCGGTCGAAATGAAACGGGAAAAATAACTCGCTCAGGAGGGTATCCTCTCGCCATTATGGGCAATGAAGGTTCCGCTCAGTGGCTCGCGGTTATGGCCCTTAAGCATATGTCAAGGTGGGTCGATGAAAGCGTACCCACGACAAAATTGGTTCAGAATATGATCGAACACTTCCACGGATTCGACTCAAACAAACTGATTAAGTGCGCAAACAGTCTCCGACGCAATCTGATTAAACCGGAAATAGCGTCTCTGGTATACAGCGCGGCAATCGATGGCGATGAGGCTGCCGTGGATATTTTGCGCAAAGGTGCAAGGGAGCTCGTCAATGTGTCGCGGGAGGTGGTTCAGAAGCTTGAATT
This genomic window from Paenibacillus humicola contains:
- a CDS encoding ABC transporter permease subunit, whose translation is MGDKNYRLEPTAFPWIYTITNIWKGFGFGSILYLSTISSIDPGLYESAKIDGANRWQQM
- a CDS encoding response regulator transcription factor encodes the protein MKTADNSIKVLVVDGSEKTRSKLARLMANNSALALVGSVGSGYEAVTFAANNTPDVAVMDIEIESRLAGLYAMREIIKLRPNTKVIIYTVQNSDYYISNAFLFGACDYLIKGVSDPDLPDTIIRAAQNRSIIHPEAAEYLRKEYIQLKNAQENLAYTIQVILKLTPSEMEILNLLRSGMKYKEIAEVRFTEMTTLKTHISNLLKKFDKKSVVEMLETIEHTGFFSLVNNAK
- a CDS encoding SIS domain-containing protein, whose translation is MDQAMQQYHEMLREMYSYYRSQPTCMKGLLSKRKDIVGGFARFYTKQKPDRIYLIGSGSSLNACKAASEYMETILGVEITCAPPSTPPVIRGSRPLILAVSQGGKSSNTVALLKELRSGVPTVSFTAGVDNPVARMADVSVDISVGDETVGPKTRGVTGTVLCLYLATLEAALLNGNVNEAKYREEIGLLEETIGYGEQNLEACENFYRAHLDDLKTARHFLFVGKGPATAVGEEDALKVLETLCLPSAGYEFEEFLHGPSICIHEETALFLFNSGDKDSVRMRKMADIARKASKNSYMIDRTGSMQGDHILQLKSGDSKFMSPFVDIYFGQLISSLLTQELGIVRHPAIRSITSDMDTKTSDSGK
- a CDS encoding BadF/BadG/BcrA/BcrD ATPase family protein translates to MKYVIGVEDGMTKYAIKAMDLEGRTLAEKSRGAINRKIVGEKKAERLVSEVTKALLNEFGAKIEDCKCVVVGSVGIDSSGDLLVVESFYAALGFPCPIFCMNDGKVALYGATGGVGVVAISSAGSIVVGRNETGKITRSGGYPLAIMGNEGSAQWLAVMALKHMSRWVDESVPTTKLVQNMIEHFHGFDSNKLIKCANSLRRNLIKPEIASLVYSAAIDGDEAAVDILRKGARELVNVSREVVQKLEFDKESAFVCGMWGSVFYDSAIFAIEYRRLFLQEYPNSSLVCPQVDGADSAAQMALDYLGGEIPFITELEENNK